From the genome of Arvicola amphibius chromosome 9, mArvAmp1.2, whole genome shotgun sequence:
cttgatgattgattgattgttccTATCTGAAAGTGAGGTATGTGCTATACTTTGTAACAggtcatgtgtgtatatgtagagaGAGCAGCGCTTTGCTTGTCACATACTCACCAGTAACTTGGCAGGGTCGTGTCTAAAGCAGGTCTCTGAATAAATGCCGGCTTAGACTTTCTTGCAGTGCTTTACTGACTTGCCTCACAGGAAGTAGCTGTCAGTAGACAGGTAGGCCAGTGGAATAGAATAGAGGACTCACATAAGATGACAAAACTATACCCACTTAGTATTTTGACAGATGAGACAAAAGCACACATTGGGGAGAAAAAatagcctggggctggagatggcttagcggtgaagagcactgtttgcttttccagaggacccgggttcaatctccagcacccacgtggtgcctcacaactgtctgtagctacagttccaagggacctgacacccttgCACAGGCATAAATAtagacaaaacatcaatgcacatacaGATAAGTGTTAGAAAGGCCTGTTCAACAAATGGGGCAGGATTTTTACCTGCAGTATTATGCGGTACTTTGAAATGAAATAAGATTCTTATTTCCACCCtgtacaaaaatcaattcaaaatagaCCAAAGGCCTTCGTTTAAAACCcgaaacgggctggagagatggctcagtggttaagaggacagactgctcttccagaggacccaggttcaattcccagccccacatggcagctcacacctgtcagtaactccaggtctaggacTTATGGCGAAACACCATTgaacaacaaaaacctgaaacAAGACTGGGCATGTttgtggatgcctttaatcccagcactcaaaaggcagaggcaggccgggcggtggtggcgcacgcctttaatcccagcactcgggaggcagaggcaggtggatctctgtgagttcgaggccagcctggtctacaagagctagttccaggacaggctctaaagctacagagaaaccttgtctcgaaaaaacaacaacaacaacaacaaaaaaaaaaaaggcagaggcaggcggatctctgtgagtttgaggccaatgtgatctacatagcaagttctgagATAGCCAGGGATATGTAGAGAAACCCTTCTCAAACAACATAAAAATCCCTTGGAGCTTCTAGAAGAAAATACAGGAGAAAATACCCTTTGAGGTATCGGGGTAGGCTGGGACTTTTGAGTAGTGCATCAGTAGTAGCACAGGGACTAATCCGAGTGTCAAGAGATGGGACCATACGAAAATAAGTTtctacagcaaaggaaacaatcaccAGTGCATACAGCCCAAAGTGGAGAAAAGCTTTACTAGATATATTTCAGACAAAGGACTACTATCTAGAACTTGCAAAGAATTACAGGAATTAAATACCAAGAGAGTAAAACTGTCAGTCAACAATGGGCAAGTGACCAGAATAgatagtttttaaagaaacacaaatggtcaataactatttttaaacacGATCAGCTGGGCTtgctagtgcacacctttaatcccagcccttgggagacagagaaagaaaatctttgagttcaaggccatcctgctCTACATCAGGAGTCCCCGGCCAGCCAAGGCTGTAGAGTGAAACCTGTCACAAAAACAAGCCCCAAAACAAATGTCCAGTCTACCTCcccatcaggaaaatgcacatTTGAACTACTTTGGTATACCTCAGCCCAGTCAGAAGGCGACCATCAGCAGATCTGACAAGGAGTGTGGGGAGGGTGTGGAGAAGAGGGGCTTGTCCTCATTGTTGCTGTTGTGCAAATCTTATCGCTGCTGAGCAATCCCCAGCCCAAATAGGACAGATTATTAAGGCTATCAACGTCTACTACAGGCCAGCAGATGAGAGTGGagctcatttttatttcagagGCTGCCTTACACATGACAAACCCCAAATGGAAGGCTTTGGCTGCACATCCTCCTAGGTTTTGTAGCCTGGTGTATATGTGAGTCAAGTACTGGCCTTGGAGACTGTTCTTGCTCATCCCAGAAAGAGCCTGCATTGTAGGAGACATCTGTAAGCTTCTGGTCACTAACGGGGCTTCCCTTTGTGGCTCTCAGGCTACTTAGTATAATTTGGAAAGTGGGATGATTTGGAGCAGACATTTCATCTCCAAACTGGGCTGTCCCTTCACTGGTTCTCAGACCCTGAGTAATGAGTTTGGATCAGGTTTTATCTGCATCATTGGGCTGGCTCGTTCTTTCTTGCATACATCTCGACAGAGTTAGGAAGGCTCATTCAGGTATAAAACCTGGTTCTTAGTGGGTTGTTTATGGTGTGGGCTGTGGGTGTGCTTAGGAGGGTCTTTTGCCTTATTAACAAAGCTTATTGTTCATCTTGGAAAGTGCTGTAGCAATGAGTTTGTAGTAGGCCAGGGCTGTCCTACTTATGTAGTTTGGGTGCCCCTGGTGGAGCTTGGGGCCTGTGGTCTCTGGAGCAGCATTCCTAGCTTAGGCACTCACTCCTGGCCTGGCctctctaatgtgtgtgtgtgtgtgtgtgttttaggccTTCTCTACAGTGGGCACTCCTGATTACATTGCTCCTGAGGTGTTCATGCAGACCGGGTACAACAAGCTCTGTGATTGGTGGTCACTCGGGGTGATCATGTATGAGATGCTCATTGGTAAGTTGCATGCAGGAGGGCTTTTCTGTGCACCAGGAAAGACTCCACCGCTGTTCCTGTCTCACTTGGGGGAACAAGGTGCTGATGTTTCCTTGATGGACAACTCTGTCGAGTGAACCCTGTTGTATTACAGGTTCCCTGACCTCTTGTGCTGCCTGTGCTGGTCATTTATCTAAATTTCTTCTGTTCCTTCATTCTCTCCCTCGGGCCCTTAGCCACTCTCACTTATCAAGCACCTGCTGTGTACGAAGAGCTTCACTAAGGCCGTGTCTCTCTCTTGGTGTGTGAATTGTGGATTGCTTCCTCTCCCGAGGCTTTTTTACAACCTGGaacctttctttctccttgtctttGGATGGTGTGTCTCTTTATTTAGGGAACAAACACATCTACAGCATGGCCATATTGCCATGGAGCACTAGATGGGGCTGGATAACAGGGTGGGTTTGGAATCACTTTATCCTGGGGAACACTGGATATGGATGTACTCCATGTGGTGGACAGGCTAGCAGCGATAGGGAGTGCAAGTGtgtttgtcctttttgttttgttttttcaagacagggtttctatgtgtagctttggagcctctcctggaactctctttgtagaccaggctggcctcaaactcacagagctccacctgcctctgcctcccaagtactgggactaaaggcgtgtgccaccgctgcccagagTGTTTGTCCTCTTGCTTGGACTTCCAGAAAACAACAAATAGGCCATGGTGGTCTCTTTAAAACCCATGTTTTCCCCTTAGCTTGCTGACCCTGTACCCTTATGAGGAGCTCCCTAGAGAGGGCCCTGTTTGTGGTGTTCATCCTGTTACTTCTTCTGGCATGCTAATTCCACATTGCAACTCTACctgtcatttcttttctcacCTTCAACTGTTAGCTGGCTTTCTAGTGTTATCTAAGGTATAAATCTTCACCTCGAGTtggcaaaaaaatgaaaaatgggtGTAGATAGCCGGGCAGTgatagcgcacgcctttaatcccagcactcgggaggcagaggcaggtggagctctgtgagtttgaggccagcctggtctacagagtgagttccaggacagacagggccacacagagaaaccctgtccaaaaaaaccaaaacaaaaagggggtTTTGACATTTTGTGGGGAGAATGAAAACTGGTGAGTGGTGGAGGAACAAGCATGCAGAGGTGGTAAGTTGATGTGGAACCGTGCTGAGAACTGATTGCCTCAGAGTCGGGTTCTGAGCTGGAAAGCTCACACTTCCTTCTTGTTACAGGCTACCCACCTTTCTGCTCCGAGACCCCACAGGAGACTTATAAGAAGGTGATGAACTGGAAGGAAACTTTGACCTTTCCCCCAGAAGTTCCCGTCTCCGAGAAAGCCAAGGGCCTGATTCTGAGGTAAGTAGAGCATCTCATCTCCCACGCTCAGCCCTGTGGCAGGAATGAGTCCTGGGtgctcctgcttccttcctctagGGATGGGGTTGGGGAAGAGCATGCAGGAGCCTGGCTATTTTATGTCTCTGAAGAAACTGTTGGAGTGTGCTGAAAAGCCCatttttccaggttctgctgtGAATGGGAACATAGAATCGGAGCTTCTGGagttgaggaaataaaaaataatcctttttttGAAGGCGTTGACTGGGAACATATCAGGTAAACACCATATTACAGTTTCTAGGCTTTACATAACTTCTTATTGGAGGGGAAGGCTATACATTCCATGGTGAATGAGTAaagttcagaggacagctctgtggagtttgttcttccttttccctttggcATGGACTCTGGGATCCaatcaggtcaccaggcttgtggagcaagcacctttacccatgagccatctccctggccagAGACTGGGTCCCCTGCAGCCCAACGTGACCTCCTAGAAGGTATTTAGCAGGTGATCATGAACTCgactctcctgtctcttcctcccaagtgcttggggaTGATGTACCACCACCCATGGATCATGATTTCCTTAGTACTAGTTTGGGAGGATCATCATTGACTTTCATTGTGGTGAAAATTGGGAGTCACGGTGCAGTAGACGCAGCAGTGACCGTCAGTGAGGGGAGGGGTGTCTGGGAAGCTGCTGTCTGTGCTCACAGCTAACCTCTCTGACTGTTCTGGGAGCTAGAAGACCATGAGTAGAAGGCAGAAGGGGTGCAGTCCACAGGGCAGGAGCAGGGAGGTGGTGTAGCCTGGGCAGCTAGACTACCTGCTGAAGCGCCTGCTCTCATTAGCCCTCAAGGATTACTAAGCAGAAAGTGTCTTGccattttataattgttttctgagttccatccttgaattctgtttttcgagacaggacttctctgtgtaacagctctggttttcctggaattccctttgtggaccaggctggactcatGAAGCTAGCCTGGGACTCACAGTCTGCTTTCCTTGGCTCTACTGTGGCCAGCTTCATGGTGATTTTATCTTTCCCGTGGAATCAGGGCAGAGCCCAATTCAGGCTGCTTGCTTAGAGGCTTTTTCCTTTCTAGGAGTCCTCCACTAGGGGACAGGGTGGTTAATGGCTCAGTTCTCCTGTCTTTCTGATGgaatgtttttttcatttgtttggttttgttgttttctgagacagcatctcagccaggtggtggtggcggcacatacctttaattaaatccagcacttgggaggcagagacaggcaaaatagagtgagtttccaggacagccagggctacacagggaactcctgtctcaaaaaaccaaccaaacaaaacaacaaaaaagagacagGGTCTattacagagccctggctgtcctgaaattaggcacaccaggctgaccttgaactcataggagattcacctcccaagtgctgggattaaaggcatatgtaaTCGGGCCCAGCTGAATTaccaatttttaataattttgcttGAATGCCGTCAGTTGGCTTATTTagcattcagagaaaaaaaatgttgcctACCAGTGAAAATAGTCCTCACATGCCTGACAGGGGTTCTCTCAGAAGGACGTGATCAGCATCCTCCATGTGAATACTGACTGGTGACTTGTTTGTCTGTTCTTGGCAGGGAGAGACCGGCTGCGATCTCTATCGAAATCAAGAGCATCGATGACACCTCGAACTTTGATGAATTTCCAGACTCTGATATTCTTAAACCCACAGGTAATCCCCAGGCTGTTACCCCCTCCCTGCGGTTGGGGTGGAGGATCCTGTGGGAGTATTTATCCGTGCTGTCAGGCAGCGGTGTGAGTTCAAATCTGTGTTCTGACTTGGAGCTGGCCGAGCAGCTGCAAAACTACTCCTCTGCTACTCATAGGTTAAAGGTTAGGTAAACAGAAATGACAGGAGCAAGAAAATAAGACTTAAATAGGAAGTTCAGAGAATACAGGTGAGCAAAATAGAAAATTTGCACAACAAAAAAAATACTCCCTTTCTGAATGGGAACTGTGCCTTGTTCTTCAGGGTGTCCTGTCTCTGGGACTGCGCTGTTCCTGAGGTGGGGCAGTGACTCACTCTCACCTCTGTTTCTTTGCCAGTGACCACAAGTAATCACCCTGAGAGCGACTACAAGAACAAAGACTGGGTCTTCATCAATTACACATACAAGCGCTTCGAGGGCCTGACAGCCAGGGGGGCCATACCTTCCTACATGAAGGCAGCAAAATAAGGCCTGTGCTGGGACCCTACACTAGGCAGAGATCTCTGTACAGCATTGTGGTTTTCCTCACGCTCTTGAAAGAAGTTTATAGAACCCATTAACACACATAGTCAAGTCTCTGAGATGTGATTGTAAGTGGCTGTTCCTACATAGTGCACCAGGAAGCTGATAGGACAAAGACAAACATTTCTCCATCGGCTATGAAGCAGCTGTCTTGCTTCTCCAGAAGCCCCATGAGCCAGTTTGTCATGCGTTTCAAAGAGAATTTTTCCTAAGTTCATCAGAACAAAGGGGAAAAGAGCCATTATCCACCATTACTGAGAATATGTACACTTGAGTACTAGCCAATGCCTGCATTGTGGTGATAAGCCACCCGCCAAGCCCACcaagtatttttctctttatagctGAAAATTAACGCAATAATGAAAGTCTGTGTGAACAGCCAACAGTATGGCTGAAGGAATGAGCTCTGTCCTGCGGGTGTGGGTGTTCTCTCTCCATACCTCAGCCTGGACAAGTGGCTTCCCACGGCCTTCATTCATGGTGCACTTTACGTACGGTACTAGGGCAAAGACCCTGACCCACTGACCTATCTCCCCATCCAAAAGACTCGTGCTGCTCTTCTGTGTTGGTAGGGGAGGCACTAGTGTGATCCTTTGTGGCTGTTAGAAAGCCCACAAAGCCACTGGGCACTGCCAAGGAATTGTGGACCATGTGGACAACCCTCACTCTCTTTACGGCCATATGAGAAGATCTGGGGACACATGCTGCCTACCAGCGATGCCCGGAAGTGCTACAAGGACCGACTTGTTACTGAGGACACAGCAGAGAACTTGATGGAGGCTCAGGTGCTGCCATGCGAGATTTCACAGCCTCCTTGGAAGTCAAGGCGGAACCAGCCTACTGACGAGTCCTCAAGCTCATTCCTCAACTCATGGTGCAACCGTGTTTGTCTTGGTATTTCCCTATCCTAACTTTAAGTAGCCATTTTGCCTTGGAATCATGATTACAAATTTTCCCTTTGCAGATGCCTTCCTGGGGGGCACTTGCCCCTGCACCCAAAAGTGTTGCTTGCAGCTTGGGCTGACCTGGCCTCTCCGCTGTGGCATTCTCTAATGAGAAACACTGAATTTAGCACAAAGTGCCTTCTGTCACAGCTGCTGCCACCTTTAGATTTTTGCTGCGTCAGAAAAAATGTGGAGGTTCCATATTAATGCATTATTAGTTTGGTGTCATGTGTTGGCAACTGTTAAAGCATTATTTGCACCTGTGTGGTAACTTGCAGTGTCATACCCAAACTACAACTGGGACTCATGCTCTGCCAGTCTTGAAGTTGTGAAGGTCAGCTGTCCTAGCTCAGCCATTCAGAGAGCAGAAGACTTCAAATTGTAAGCAAAACTTCTTTGGTGTCCATATCttagatgaagaaaaaggaaTGTTAGGGGAGCCTTGACTCTGGGAAAGGGTGCTGGATGTGTTAACTTTTCATTTAGAGCCTGCTAGTGCAAAGGAGATAGCAGGTCCTGCGTGGCTTTGAGCTCTGTTACCAAACCCTGTGTTTGCAGGGACGTGCGAGCACGGGTGAAAAAGTAATACTGGTGGAGCCTGTGCGGTGGGGGTGCTTTGTTTTGGGGAAAACGCCCACATTTTATCTGTTAAACCTTCTGAGTAAACTGTGAAGACAGTAATGAAACTTGGTCGTGGTTGTTTCATGTGATGCATTACGTCGAGCATCTGGTttgtagccagcctggtctactagggCTGTTagagagaaaccccgtctcacaAAACAAATACCTGAGTTGAAATACAAGCAAGTAGAGCACTGGTGGCCCCTTTCTATCTttgtccagagagagagagagagagaggtattgcATCATTGCACTGTTCTCTTAATACAACATGCTGTCTTGGAGCTGAACTGGTATTCAGAGACTATGGAGGCCCCTCCTACCTCCAGCTCTTGCTGGacaggtgcatgcctttaatcccagcactagagagacaaGTGGGACAGTCtcaggatttcatagaggtaagagctttctagtggcttggctgcttttcttttctcatcttcaggTTAAACCAACCCCAGCATGTCTCTGAactttgggtttttattcatGCTACACAAAGTCCTTTGACTCAACTGAAccctgtcctcagaggccagccaGTGCTGCTACATCTGGAAGGGCTTCGTCAATACTCTCCAAAGCTCTGACTACCATTCTACCAGTGCCTGCCTCTTAATCCCTCAGACCACTGTAAGGACTTTGGAAGACTGTCTCCCTTGCTGCCAAATTCTGAGTTGGATAGGAGTGTGGGGGTCTCCAATGGCAACTAACTGAACTCAAGACGGCAGCCTAGGACAGCAGAAGGAAGAGCACAGGCAGGCTTCAGGTAAGCCCGTGTCCTAAGGAAAGGAACCCACTGTCCTAGGCAGTGAGCACCACCCCTTTAAATCCATAAGAAGTTTGTTCTGTCATTTTTTCTATTAATAACaatgaacacaaataaaaatactttatagaAAAAGCATCCAATATACAGGATTCCGTAAACACTGGTAGGTGAACAAGTGCAACTTCAAAAGTAAATACAAAGTAAGAGGCAAAACCTACAAGCATTTTGCCATtaggagaaaataattttccagAAATGATCCCATCCAGACACAAAAGTGGCTCTGCCCCCTGGGGAGGTGGCAGCGCTCTGCTGTGCTCCCTGCGCCCACCTCAGAAGCTGCAGTTTGTTttgactcaaaaaacaaattcAAGCACACAGTTTGAGCTGAAGTCTGCTGCTCTGAACATTCATTCTCCCCAAGACACATCCTGACTGAGGATGCCCCCTCTTCCTGTGCTGCCCCCACAGCACTCCTCAGGCCTGTTCGCTTTCCCAAGGGGCTGAGTACTGTACCCAGTCACTTCAATCTTCAACTTTTGCCGTCACCTTTCTCCACCATGGAGAGCCATGTAATTTTCTAAGTAATGCTATGTCTCTGTTCTCTAAGTCCTTACTGGCAGGTGTTTCTCATCAATTACACAGCATACAAGGACACTGAACAATCAAGCCTCGGGTGTAGGTGATCTTATCTTGCTAAGATGCTCTGACACTCTAGGTAAAGTCACTTTTCTCATGAGGCTGTTTCTGTGCACACAACACGGCTTACTCTTACTCAGGCACTTGCAAGAGACACATGAGCCCcaaatccatttttttattggcaCAGTCCTCTATTAAAGCCAataaccagccgggcggtggtggcgcacgcctttaatcccagcactcgggaggcagaggcaggcggatctctgagttcgagaccagcctggtctacaagagctagttccaggacaggctccaaagccacagagaaaccctgtctcgaaaaaccaaaaaaaaaaaaaaaaaaaagccaataacCAACTCCAAAGACTGTAACCCAGTCCTTAGTCCTGCAGGGAGCACTAAATTATGTCCCAACTTTGGAACAGCAGGCAAGGCTGACCAGAGGCACCAAACTACAAATGACACTGAAATTTAGGGAAGGGCGTGGCTGAGGGTGCAAAAGGAGCCTCCTCTCCCCCAAGGCCTCTGTCCCAGGCTTTCCTTTAGTCACCAGCATCGCATGGCACTGGTCAGCCTTCAGACTGCCTCCTACTCAAACCCCATGGGCTGCAGCCACAGCACGGTAACTTGTTTGGAGTTGGTTCACTGCCTTTAGCCACAAAGGACAAAGAATGGACTGCTCACACCTCTACACCACACAAGGACACAGTCATAACTCCAGTGGCCATCAGTTAGCTCATAGGAAGCACCACTGAACAAGGGCCTGGGCTGGTCACTGTGATTGGACAAACATGTAGCACCAACAAAGTCAAGGCCAGATCTGACCTCAAATATAATCCCATCAGCTTCCCAGAAGTAACTTCTGGACAGATAACCTTAACCTGTCTTCTGGATGCTGGCCTTGAGTCTCACCAAGACACCAACGGTCACCACAAAAACCAGGGCTGCTTAGTTACCCTTCAGTTCTTTTCTGAGAAAGAAGGATCTCACACCAACTCCAACTGTGATGCTGCCACAAAACGAACACACCCTTGAGAACATTCTTGTTCTTCAATTCTGGAGAGAGGGGTTTCCCAAACCTGATGTTACTGCCATCAAGTAGTATACTACACAGTACTTAATGGAAGCAGACTTCAAGAAACCAACCATGTTCTTTAAGGAACTTGAAGCAAACAGCTTACATACACCACCTATGATGGGAAAATGTCCAGGGTGGACAATTTCTGCCACAAAGTAAGGTAATCTCAGATACTGCTGTCTGGCTTGACTCTGCAAACAGCCAAGGAAATGTCAGAGGAAGGGGGCTGAGGAGTGATCTGGACTGCCATATACCACACATGTAAGAGAACAAGAGACAAGGCCTGGACCTGACCCTGGGGAGGACAGTAGTATCATTTTCTTACCATGTCTGAGCAGCAAATGtgcaaagaaagggagggggggaagagagggagagagagggaaagaaagtgaATGTATTGGTGTGAGGATGCAAGCAGGGCCTGCACAGTTGATTCCATTGAGCTCACCACAGTCCTCCCTGGTGCCCACAGGAAGGTACCAAGCAAAAATCTCTTCTCATCTTCAGACACCAGGTCTCCTGCCATACCCACAGCACCAGGCTGTCCCTGGGTGCAGTCTGCAGGCCTGACCTGGAGCCATTCTGCCACCTAATTTCCAATTTGGCTCTGACTCCCTGAGGCCAACGGCTGCACTAACACTGCTGGCCACTGCTCTCCTGCTGCAGACCTGTCTCCTGTGTCAGACTGTTCCTGTGTTAATGAAGAGCAGTGCTGAGCTGAGCTCCTGGGAATTCTGTTCAGACATTCTAGCCAGAGGGCACCTGGGTGCAGTACCCAGGAACTACCTTTCATCCACCCTGGCACACCTCCTCAGCAGAGGACACCTGCCCCAGCGCACAGACTGTCTCTGAAATTTGGTCCTTTTGCTATTAAGCAATTTGTCTGAGGCAAAAACACACCCATTGGGTATAAAGGATGTGGGCTTCTGTGTCAACCATGAGGCGACAGGAGTCCACTTCCTCTCCCGCAGCTGTACAAGACTCAACCAACAACAGACCCAGCGTCTGTTTACCAGGGCCGGCTAAACTGGTCGTCTGATTACCAGAGACAGACTGAGAAAGGGGCACAATAGTGATGGAGAGGGGAtggaaacagacaggaggaagcaTCTCCTTGGGGTGAGAAACCAGGAGGCCAGGTTGGGGGCACCCACAGAGAAGCGCTCTGGCGACTATTTCTCCCTAATCTTGGAAGTCATTAGAAGCCATCTGAGAGAGTGGAGCATTTAGCCGGTCAAGTTCGTCCACCTGTGGCGGGTGATGCATTATTATCTCCTGGTCTTCCAAGACGTCCTCTCCAGCAGCCACCAGATTAGTGAGGGACTTGCTGCGAACACACTGGAAATCCACATGGcgactcttcccttcctccttttcccaggACATCTGGATAAAGGGGCGCTGCACATAATTGTAGATAACCTCAGACCTCCCACCAGGTCTCCTCTTAATCTTTTCTTTACAGGTAGGGTACCCTGCAATGGGAAAAGACTGTGGTCACAATCATGATAGACTGTGCTTGCTCTGGCATCTACTTCCAAATTCAAAGACAGCAAGAAAAGCTCTGTGACAAGTGACCAGTGTCTCCCTGAGGCTCCTCTGCCCCTAG
Proteins encoded in this window:
- the Stk38 gene encoding serine/threonine-protein kinase 38 isoform X3; translated protein: MKILRKADMLEKEQVGHIRAERDILVEADSLWVVKMFYSFQDKLNLYLIMEFLPGGDMMTLLMKKDTLTEEETQFYIAETVLAIDSIHQLGFIHRDIKPDNLLLDSKGHVKLSDFGLCTGLKKAHRTEFYRNLNHSLPSDFTFQNMNSKRKAETWKRNRRQLAFSTVGTPDYIAPEVFMQTGYNKLCDWWSLGVIMYEMLIGYPPFCSETPQETYKKVMNWKETLTFPPEVPVSEKAKGLILRFCCEWEHRIGASGVEEIKNNPFFEGVDWEHIRERPAAISIEIKSIDDTSNFDEFPDSDILKPTVTTSNHPESDYKNKDWVFINYTYKRFEGLTARGAIPSYMKAAK